In Firmicutes bacterium ASF500, a single genomic region encodes these proteins:
- the valS gene encoding Valine--tRNA ligase, translating to MKKELPKVYEPQEVEARVYETWERCGCFKGRRDPKKKPFTIVMPPPNVTGQLHMGHAMDDSLQDMLIRYKRMQGYAALYLPGTDHAGIATQVKVEEELRENEGLSRYDLGREKFLERVWDWKAKYGARIVQQQKKLGISADWERSRFTMDEGLSRAVRHVFVSLYQKDLIYKGSRIINWCPHCVTALSDAEVEYQDKPGNLWHMRYPLADGSGYLVVATTRPETMMGDTGVAVNPNDERYKHLVGKTCILPLMNREIPIVADEYVEMDFGTGCVKMTPAHDPNDFEVGLRHNLDTIRVLDDNGVVNANGGKYQGMDRYEARKAVVADLEALGLMEKIEPYSHNVGTCYRCHSDVEPLISAQWFVRMEPLAKEALRVVNEGEIKFVPDRFAKTYTNWMENVHDWCISRQLWWGHQIPAWYCADCGHMTVSEEDPDCCEKCGSKHIERDPDVLDTWFSSALWPFSTLGWPDENSEDFKYFYPTDVLVTAYDIIFFWVARMIFSGCAHTGKPPFHTVFIHGLIRDDKGRKMSKSLGNGIEPLEIADKYGADALRFNLVTGNSPGNDMRFFTERCEAMRNFANKIWNASRFLMMNLTIDKCELPQKLELEDKWILSKLNRAVAEITENMDRYELGVAAQKIYDFIWDDYCDWYIELTKTRLQGEDEDSKVRAQQVLCWVLTQMLKLLHPFMPFITEEIWQALPHEGDFLMLQDWPAASAGMDFPAEEKAMELIMDAIRAVRARRNEMNVPPSKKARLTVATGEGEVFTLGVPFLKKLAYASEVEVVPAGQAPDAAGMVAVVTHAAQLFIPLGELVDLEKEKARMEKELKKQSAELDKLNAKLNNPGFVNKAPAQVVEAEKERAAQLTELVAKLKEQLKGM from the coding sequence ATGAAAAAAGAACTGCCGAAGGTCTATGAACCCCAGGAGGTTGAGGCCCGCGTCTATGAGACCTGGGAGAGGTGCGGCTGCTTCAAGGGCCGCCGTGACCCCAAGAAGAAACCCTTCACCATCGTTATGCCGCCCCCCAACGTCACCGGCCAGCTCCACATGGGCCACGCCATGGACGACTCCCTCCAGGACATGCTCATCCGCTACAAGCGGATGCAGGGCTACGCCGCCCTGTACCTCCCTGGCACCGACCACGCCGGCATCGCCACCCAGGTGAAGGTGGAGGAGGAGCTGCGGGAGAACGAGGGACTGAGCCGCTACGACCTGGGCCGGGAGAAATTCCTGGAGCGGGTGTGGGACTGGAAGGCCAAATACGGCGCCCGCATCGTCCAGCAGCAGAAGAAGCTGGGCATCTCCGCCGACTGGGAGCGCTCCCGCTTCACTATGGACGAGGGGCTCTCCCGGGCGGTGCGCCACGTGTTTGTCTCTCTCTATCAGAAGGACCTGATTTATAAGGGGAGCCGCATCATCAACTGGTGCCCCCACTGCGTCACCGCCCTGTCCGACGCGGAGGTGGAGTATCAGGACAAGCCCGGAAATCTGTGGCACATGCGCTACCCCCTGGCCGACGGCTCCGGCTATCTGGTGGTTGCCACCACCCGGCCCGAGACCATGATGGGCGACACCGGCGTGGCCGTCAACCCCAACGACGAGCGGTATAAGCACCTCGTCGGCAAGACCTGCATCCTGCCCCTGATGAACCGTGAAATTCCCATCGTGGCCGACGAGTATGTGGAGATGGACTTCGGCACCGGCTGTGTGAAGATGACCCCCGCCCACGACCCCAACGACTTCGAGGTGGGCCTGCGCCACAACCTGGACACCATCCGCGTCCTGGACGACAACGGCGTGGTCAACGCCAACGGCGGCAAGTACCAGGGGATGGACCGGTACGAGGCCCGGAAGGCCGTCGTCGCCGACCTGGAGGCCCTGGGCCTGATGGAGAAGATCGAGCCCTACTCCCACAACGTGGGCACCTGCTACCGCTGCCACAGCGATGTGGAGCCTCTCATCTCCGCCCAGTGGTTTGTCCGCATGGAGCCCCTGGCTAAGGAAGCCCTGCGGGTGGTCAACGAGGGGGAGATTAAATTCGTCCCCGACCGCTTCGCCAAGACCTACACCAACTGGATGGAGAATGTCCACGACTGGTGCATCAGCCGCCAGCTCTGGTGGGGCCACCAGATTCCCGCCTGGTACTGTGCCGACTGCGGTCACATGACCGTCAGTGAGGAGGACCCCGACTGCTGTGAGAAGTGCGGCTCCAAGCACATTGAGCGGGACCCGGACGTGCTGGACACATGGTTCTCCTCCGCCCTGTGGCCCTTCTCCACCCTGGGCTGGCCCGACGAAAACAGTGAGGATTTCAAGTATTTCTACCCCACCGACGTGCTGGTCACCGCCTACGACATCATCTTCTTCTGGGTGGCCCGGATGATCTTCTCCGGCTGCGCCCACACCGGCAAGCCCCCCTTCCACACCGTCTTCATCCACGGCCTGATTCGGGATGACAAGGGCCGGAAGATGTCCAAGTCCCTGGGCAACGGCATCGAGCCCCTGGAGATCGCCGACAAGTACGGCGCCGACGCCCTGCGCTTCAATCTGGTCACCGGCAACTCCCCGGGCAACGACATGCGCTTCTTCACCGAGCGGTGCGAGGCCATGCGCAACTTCGCCAACAAAATCTGGAACGCCAGCCGCTTCCTGATGATGAACCTCACCATCGACAAGTGTGAGCTTCCCCAGAAGCTGGAGCTGGAGGACAAGTGGATCCTGTCCAAGCTGAACCGGGCCGTGGCCGAGATCACCGAAAACATGGACCGGTATGAGCTGGGTGTGGCGGCGCAGAAAATTTACGACTTCATCTGGGACGACTACTGCGACTGGTATATCGAGCTGACCAAGACCCGCCTTCAGGGGGAGGACGAGGACAGCAAGGTCCGGGCCCAGCAGGTGCTGTGCTGGGTGCTCACCCAGATGCTCAAGCTGCTCCACCCCTTCATGCCCTTCATCACCGAGGAAATCTGGCAGGCCCTGCCCCACGAGGGCGACTTCCTCATGCTCCAGGACTGGCCCGCAGCCAGCGCCGGGATGGATTTCCCCGCCGAGGAGAAGGCCATGGAGCTCATTATGGACGCCATCCGGGCGGTCCGCGCCCGGCGCAACGAGATGAACGTGCCCCCCTCCAAAAAAGCCCGGCTCACCGTAGCCACCGGGGAGGGAGAGGTCTTTACCCTGGGCGTGCCCTTCCTGAAAAAACTGGCCTATGCCAGCGAGGTGGAGGTCGTCCCCGCCGGGCAGGCCCCCGACGCCGCCGGGATGGTGGCCGTGGTCACCCACGCCGCTCAGCTGTTTATCCCTCTGGGCGAGCTGGTGGACCTGGAGAAGGAGAAGGCTCGGATGGAGAAGGAGCTGAAAAAGCAGTCCGCCGAGCTGGACAAGCTGAACGCCAAGCTGAACAACCCCGGCTTCGTCAACAAGGCCCCCGCCCAGGTTGTGGAGGCCGAGAAGGAGCGGGCCGCCCAGCTCACCGAGCTGGTGGCTAAGCTGAAGGAACAGCTGAAGGGGATGTGA
- a CDS encoding Nucleoid-associated protein — MAKGYGRGMPGMGGGMNMNMIKQAQKMQQDMLRMQQELQEKEYQAASGGGVVSATVNGKHELRALTIDPEAVDPDDVEMLQDMIVAAVNEAMRAADADAASTMQSLTGGLNLGGLGL; from the coding sequence ATGGCAAAAGGATATGGCCGGGGTATGCCCGGCATGGGCGGCGGCATGAATATGAACATGATCAAGCAGGCCCAAAAGATGCAGCAGGACATGCTGCGTATGCAGCAGGAGCTCCAGGAGAAGGAGTACCAGGCCGCCTCCGGCGGCGGGGTGGTGTCCGCCACCGTCAACGGCAAGCACGAGCTGCGGGCCCTGACCATCGACCCGGAGGCCGTGGACCCTGACGACGTGGAGATGCTCCAGGATATGATCGTCGCCGCCGTCAACGAGGCTATGCGCGCCGCCGACGCCGACGCCGCCAGCACCATGCAGTCCCTCACCGGCGGCCTGAACCTGGGCGGGCTGGGCCTGTAA
- the glsA2 gene encoding Glutaminase 2, whose amino-acid sequence MEDLLEELLSECRPYTQQGALANYIPELAKGNINDLGIYVQRSDGRHYQVGDYKKRFTIQSVVKPILLLLALLDNGEEFVRSRIGVEATGKPFDAINVTDQSLLSEHLNPMVNMGAIAMCSLIKGATYEERFQRLLDLTRTLAGDPNICLDEAVYQSEKRTGNKNRALAFLLKSYGLLQDDVEEVLDCYFKACSISVNSKDLAQVGYVLANRGKLPQTDERIFPSRYAHYVNAILMTCGMYDGSGDFAVRVGVPAKSGVGGGIMAVVPTRMGIGIFSPGLDDKGNSLAGTQVLERLSKRMYLSIF is encoded by the coding sequence ATGGAAGATTTATTGGAGGAGCTGTTGTCGGAATGCAGGCCCTATACCCAACAGGGGGCGCTGGCCAACTACATCCCGGAGCTGGCCAAGGGGAATATCAACGACCTGGGCATCTACGTCCAGCGCAGCGACGGGCGGCACTATCAGGTGGGCGACTATAAAAAGCGCTTCACCATCCAGAGCGTGGTCAAGCCCATCCTGCTGCTGCTGGCCCTGCTGGACAACGGGGAGGAGTTTGTCCGCTCCCGCATCGGCGTGGAGGCCACCGGAAAGCCCTTCGACGCCATCAACGTCACCGATCAGTCCCTGCTCAGCGAGCACCTGAACCCCATGGTCAACATGGGTGCCATCGCCATGTGCAGTCTGATTAAGGGGGCCACCTATGAGGAGCGGTTCCAGCGCCTGCTGGACCTGACCCGCACCCTGGCGGGCGACCCCAATATCTGCCTGGACGAGGCGGTCTATCAGTCGGAGAAGCGCACCGGCAACAAGAACCGGGCCCTGGCCTTCCTGCTCAAGAGCTACGGCCTGCTCCAGGACGACGTGGAGGAGGTGCTGGACTGCTACTTCAAGGCCTGTTCTATCTCGGTGAACAGCAAGGACCTGGCTCAGGTGGGCTATGTCCTGGCGAACCGGGGCAAGCTGCCCCAGACCGACGAGCGGATCTTCCCCAGCCGGTACGCCCACTATGTCAACGCCATCCTGATGACCTGCGGCATGTACGACGGGTCGGGCGATTTCGCCGTCCGGGTGGGCGTGCCCGCCAAGAGCGGCGTGGGCGGCGGCATTATGGCCGTGGTCCCTACCCGCATGGGCATCGGCATCTTCTCCCCCGGCCTGGACGACAAGGGCAACAGCCTGGCCGGCACCCAGGTGCTGGAGCGGCTGTCCAAGCGGATGTATTTGAGCATTTTCTAA
- the yhgF gene encoding Protein YhgF, whose protein sequence is MDQMIQALAQELGRTEEHVQNVVALIDEGATIPFIARYRKELHGSMDDQLLRQLADRLQYLRNLDARKTEVKTSIENQGKLTEELSAAIDSAATLAEVEDLYRPYKQKRRTRATIAREKGLEPLAALAFAFGPAVDMEQAALEYIDPEKGVETAADALQGASDIIAEMISDDADIRKELRALYLRRAALVSRAADKDPEDTVYRLYYDFKQPVGRLQGYQVLAINRGEREDVLKVSVELDPETAHVAVRRMTVPGRAAMDFVRAAADDAYDRLIQPSMEREIRNTLTDQANEGAIHMFALNLKPLLMQPPVKGRVTMGLDPGYRMGCKVAVVDGTGKVLDTTVVYPTHGARQKEECISKLSALIRKHGVEHIAIGNGTASRETEQMTVELIKGLGGGVSYMIVSEAGASVYSASKLAAEEFPQFDVNLRSAVSIARRLQDPLAELVKIDPKAIGVGQYQHDMPQARLGETLDGVVEDCVNAVGVDANTASPSLLQRVSGLTAATAKNVVKYREENGAFTTRKQLLKVPKLGPKAFEQCAGFIRVPESKSVLDNTGVHPESYAAAERLLTACGYTLEDVKAGSIAELKARAEKTGYEALSETCGAGAPTLADIVKELSKPGRDPRDELPPPILRTDVMEAKDLKPGMELQGTVRNVIDFGVFVDIGVHQDGLVHISKLPRRVKHPSELLSVGDVITVWVVEVDEKKKRISLTMKKPS, encoded by the coding sequence ATGGACCAAATGATTCAAGCCCTGGCCCAGGAGCTGGGCCGTACCGAGGAGCACGTACAAAATGTCGTGGCCCTCATTGACGAGGGGGCTACCATCCCCTTTATTGCCCGCTACCGCAAGGAGCTCCACGGCTCCATGGACGACCAGCTTCTCCGCCAGCTGGCCGACCGTTTACAGTACCTGCGCAATCTGGACGCCCGGAAAACCGAGGTCAAGACCTCCATTGAGAATCAGGGCAAGCTGACGGAGGAGCTGTCCGCCGCCATTGACTCCGCCGCCACCCTGGCGGAGGTGGAGGACCTGTACCGCCCCTACAAGCAGAAGCGGCGCACCCGGGCCACCATCGCCCGGGAAAAGGGGCTGGAGCCCCTGGCCGCGCTGGCCTTCGCCTTCGGCCCCGCTGTGGACATGGAGCAGGCCGCACTGGAGTACATCGACCCCGAGAAGGGGGTGGAGACGGCGGCGGACGCTCTCCAGGGGGCCAGCGACATCATCGCGGAGATGATCTCCGACGACGCCGACATCCGCAAGGAGCTGCGGGCGCTCTACCTCCGCCGGGCCGCGCTGGTGTCCAGGGCGGCGGACAAGGATCCGGAGGACACCGTATACCGCCTCTATTACGACTTCAAGCAGCCGGTTGGCCGTCTCCAGGGCTATCAGGTGCTGGCCATCAACCGGGGCGAGCGGGAGGACGTGCTGAAGGTCAGCGTGGAGCTGGACCCGGAGACCGCCCATGTTGCCGTCCGGCGGATGACGGTGCCCGGCCGTGCGGCTATGGACTTCGTCCGTGCGGCGGCGGACGACGCCTATGACCGGCTCATTCAGCCCTCCATGGAGCGGGAAATTCGAAACACCCTCACCGACCAGGCCAACGAGGGGGCCATCCACATGTTCGCCCTGAATTTGAAGCCTCTGCTTATGCAGCCCCCCGTCAAGGGCCGGGTGACCATGGGCCTGGACCCGGGCTACCGCATGGGGTGCAAGGTGGCGGTGGTGGACGGTACTGGCAAGGTGCTGGACACCACGGTGGTCTACCCCACCCACGGAGCCCGCCAGAAGGAGGAGTGTATCAGCAAGCTGTCCGCCCTGATTCGGAAGCACGGGGTGGAGCACATCGCCATCGGCAACGGCACCGCCAGCCGGGAGACCGAGCAGATGACGGTGGAGCTCATCAAGGGGCTGGGCGGCGGTGTGTCCTACATGATCGTCAGCGAGGCGGGAGCCTCCGTGTACTCCGCCTCCAAGCTGGCCGCCGAGGAGTTCCCCCAGTTTGACGTGAATCTGCGAAGCGCCGTGTCCATCGCCCGGCGGCTCCAGGACCCCCTGGCCGAGCTGGTGAAGATCGACCCCAAAGCCATCGGCGTGGGCCAGTACCAGCACGACATGCCCCAGGCCCGCCTGGGCGAGACCCTGGACGGCGTGGTGGAGGACTGCGTCAACGCCGTGGGTGTGGACGCCAACACCGCCTCCCCATCCCTGCTCCAGCGGGTGTCCGGCCTCACCGCCGCCACCGCGAAAAACGTGGTGAAATATCGGGAGGAAAACGGGGCCTTCACCACCCGGAAGCAGCTTTTAAAGGTGCCCAAGCTGGGCCCCAAGGCCTTTGAGCAGTGCGCCGGCTTCATCCGGGTGCCTGAGAGCAAATCTGTCCTGGACAACACCGGCGTCCACCCGGAGAGCTACGCCGCGGCGGAACGGCTCCTCACCGCCTGCGGCTACACCCTGGAGGACGTGAAGGCGGGGAGCATTGCGGAGCTGAAGGCAAGGGCTGAGAAAACCGGCTACGAGGCCCTCAGCGAGACCTGCGGGGCGGGTGCCCCCACCCTGGCGGACATTGTGAAGGAGCTGTCCAAGCCGGGCCGGGACCCCCGGGACGAGCTTCCGCCCCCCATCCTGCGCACCGACGTGATGGAGGCCAAGGACCTGAAACCCGGCATGGAGCTCCAGGGCACCGTCCGCAATGTGATTGACTTCGGCGTGTTCGTGGACATCGGCGTCCACCAGGACGGGCTGGTCCACATCTCCAAGCTCCCCCGGCGGGTGAAGCACCCCTCCGAGCTGCTCAGCGTGGGGGATGTGATTACCGTCTGGGTGGTTGAGGTGGACGAGAAAAAGAAGCGTATCTCCCTGACCATGAAGAAGCCTTCCTGA
- the ruvB_2 gene encoding Holliday junction ATP-dependent DNA helicase RuvB — protein MYQALYRKWRPRAFDDVVGQEHITDTLKRQVAAGRLSHAYLFTGTRGTGKTTCAKILARAVNCENPREGNPCNACPACLGIENGSILDVLELDAASNNGVDQVRALRDEAVYTPAAVRMRVYIVDEVHMLSTAAFNALLKILEEPPPHLLFILATTELHKVPATIKSRCQQFSFKRILPMQIAQRLEYVAGQEGIPLTPEGAALLARLADGGMRDALSLLDQCAGGKSAVDEQAILDTLGLAGNVETAALMERLAARDTAGALSALGRLYANGKDVGSVLGELSSLARDLLLRKTAPQGCAALLAGGYDEATLRRLGEQLSPQRLLQMLTLLQSAAAGLARSANRRTDAELCLIRLSDEGLDESFAGLSARIARLEERMVKGVPAAPEPPPPPVKPERPPADDRPPWEEERPPLPDEPPEEPEYVFDEPAPKPEPPRLEPPKPEPPRPAPSPKAADPAPAAQGGDSAFWPSFAAGLRGKAPPTVMPYLNNPSKVSGTWKNGRLTLWVDSEFTRSMLNKPAVLEKLAQAAADAFGGQPQVSVTVGAPPPSDAPPAPAEKDPLDDLAASFGGLDNITFQ, from the coding sequence ATGTACCAGGCGTTATATCGAAAATGGAGGCCCCGGGCCTTTGATGACGTGGTGGGTCAGGAGCACATCACCGACACCCTCAAGCGCCAGGTGGCGGCGGGGCGGCTGTCCCACGCCTATCTGTTCACCGGTACCCGGGGAACGGGCAAGACCACCTGCGCCAAGATTCTGGCCCGGGCGGTGAACTGTGAGAATCCCCGGGAGGGCAATCCCTGCAACGCCTGTCCAGCCTGCCTGGGCATCGAGAACGGCTCCATCTTGGACGTGCTGGAGCTGGACGCCGCCTCCAACAACGGGGTGGACCAGGTGCGGGCCCTGCGGGACGAGGCGGTGTACACCCCCGCCGCCGTCCGGATGCGGGTGTACATCGTGGACGAGGTCCACATGCTGTCCACCGCCGCCTTCAACGCCCTTTTGAAAATTCTGGAGGAACCGCCCCCCCATCTCCTCTTCATTTTAGCCACCACCGAGCTGCACAAGGTCCCCGCCACCATTAAGAGCCGGTGCCAGCAATTTTCCTTCAAGCGCATTCTGCCCATGCAGATCGCCCAGCGGCTGGAGTACGTGGCCGGACAGGAAGGCATCCCCCTCACCCCGGAGGGAGCCGCCCTGCTGGCCCGTCTGGCTGACGGCGGCATGCGGGACGCCCTGTCCCTCCTGGACCAGTGCGCCGGGGGCAAGTCCGCTGTGGACGAGCAGGCCATTCTGGACACGCTGGGCCTGGCGGGCAATGTGGAGACCGCCGCCCTCATGGAGCGGCTGGCCGCCCGGGACACCGCCGGGGCCCTGTCCGCCCTGGGACGGCTGTACGCTAACGGCAAGGACGTGGGCTCGGTGCTGGGGGAGCTGTCCTCCCTGGCCCGGGACCTGCTTTTGAGAAAGACCGCCCCCCAGGGCTGCGCCGCCCTGCTGGCCGGAGGGTATGACGAGGCCACCCTCCGCCGCCTGGGGGAACAGCTGTCCCCCCAGCGGCTGTTGCAGATGCTTACCCTGCTCCAGAGCGCCGCCGCCGGGCTGGCCCGGAGCGCCAACCGGCGCACCGACGCGGAGCTGTGCCTCATCCGCCTCAGCGACGAGGGGCTGGACGAGTCCTTCGCCGGACTGTCCGCCCGGATCGCCCGGCTGGAGGAGCGGATGGTCAAGGGCGTCCCCGCCGCCCCGGAGCCCCCCCCACCCCCGGTCAAGCCGGAGCGCCCCCCGGCGGACGACCGCCCCCCCTGGGAGGAGGAGCGGCCCCCCCTGCCCGACGAGCCCCCCGAGGAGCCGGAATATGTCTTTGACGAGCCCGCCCCCAAGCCGGAACCGCCCAGGCTGGAGCCTCCAAAACCGGAGCCGCCCCGGCCCGCCCCCAGTCCCAAGGCGGCGGACCCCGCGCCGGCCGCTCAGGGCGGCGACAGCGCCTTCTGGCCCTCCTTCGCGGCGGGACTGCGGGGAAAAGCGCCCCCCACGGTGATGCCCTATCTGAACAACCCCTCCAAGGTCTCCGGGACCTGGAAAAATGGCCGGCTGACCCTGTGGGTGGACAGCGAGTTTACCCGCTCCATGCTCAACAAGCCAGCGGTGCTGGAGAAGCTGGCCCAGGCGGCGGCGGACGCCTTCGGCGGACAGCCCCAGGTCAGCGTGACGGTGGGCGCTCCCCCGCCCTCAGACGCCCCCCCCGCCCCGGCGGAGAAGGACCCCCTGGACGACCTGGCCGCCTCCTTCGGCGGGCTGGACAATATCACCTTTCAATGA
- the coaX gene encoding Type III pantothenate kinase, which produces MLLAIDIGNTNIVIGGIQDGVIAFEARIATDRIKTSDQYGAEIKSMLSLFDVRPGDIQDCIISSVVPPVFNSVRTGVMKVIGKAPMVVGPGLKTGLNIQMDTPSQVGSDRIVIAVAALAEYDPPLTLLDLGTATTIEVVGRGGTYMGGCIIPGVRVSLEALTSRTAQLPGISLDCPRRVIGKNTVDCMRSGIMYGTAAMLDGMLDRVEEELGCFTTVVATGGMAQFIVPLCRRDIKLERDLLLKGLNIIYQKNRKS; this is translated from the coding sequence ATGCTCCTGGCTATAGACATCGGCAATACCAATATCGTGATCGGCGGAATCCAAGACGGCGTCATCGCCTTTGAGGCCCGCATCGCCACAGACCGAATCAAGACCTCCGACCAGTACGGGGCGGAGATTAAAAGTATGCTCAGCCTGTTCGATGTCCGGCCCGGGGACATTCAGGACTGCATCATCTCCTCAGTGGTGCCGCCGGTGTTCAACTCGGTGCGCACCGGGGTGATGAAGGTGATCGGCAAGGCCCCCATGGTGGTGGGTCCGGGGCTGAAAACTGGGCTGAACATCCAGATGGACACCCCGTCCCAGGTGGGCAGCGACCGGATCGTCATCGCCGTGGCCGCCCTGGCAGAGTATGACCCGCCCCTCACCCTCCTGGACCTGGGTACCGCCACCACCATTGAGGTGGTGGGGAGAGGTGGTACCTATATGGGCGGGTGCATTATCCCCGGCGTCCGGGTGTCTCTGGAGGCCCTCACCAGCCGCACCGCCCAGCTGCCCGGCATCAGCCTGGACTGCCCCCGGCGGGTGATCGGCAAGAACACGGTGGACTGTATGCGCAGCGGTATCATGTACGGCACCGCCGCCATGCTGGACGGCATGCTGGACCGGGTGGAGGAGGAGCTGGGCTGCTTCACAACCGTGGTCGCCACCGGAGGGATGGCCCAGTTCATTGTCCCCCTGTGCCGCCGGGATATCAAGCTGGAGCGGGACCTTCTTCTCAAGGGCTTGAACATCATCTATCAGAAGAATCGGAAGAGCTGA
- the coaBC gene encoding Coenzyme A biosynthesis bifunctional protein CoaBC — translation MLKGKTVLLGVTGGIAAYKAAALASALVKQRACVEVIMTAHATEFIAPLTFEQLTGNRCMVDTFDRNFAHQVEHIALADRTDLVMIAPATANVCGKLAHGLADDMLTTTVLACTCPKVIAPAMNTKMFENSVTQDNLDILRRYGWEVIAPASGRLACGAVGAGKLPEPEQLLQHILRKIALPHDLEGKRVLVTAGPTQEALDPVRYLTNHSTGKMGYALARMAMLRGAQVLLVTGPAAVAPPPFVEVVPVVSAQDMFEAVSARQDWADFIFKAAAVADYTPAQYAGDKLKKKDGELSIPLNRTRDILKYLGEHRRAGQVLCGFSMETQNMVENSRAKLEKKNLDMICANNLKVAGAGFGTDTNVMTVITREGMEDLPLMSKEEAARRILDIAMGLMVK, via the coding sequence ATGTTAAAGGGAAAAACCGTTCTGCTGGGGGTCACGGGGGGAATCGCGGCCTATAAGGCGGCGGCGCTGGCCTCGGCGCTGGTGAAGCAGCGCGCCTGTGTGGAGGTCATTATGACCGCCCACGCCACCGAATTTATCGCCCCTCTCACCTTCGAGCAGCTCACAGGCAACCGGTGCATGGTGGACACCTTCGACCGGAATTTTGCCCACCAGGTGGAGCACATCGCTCTGGCCGACCGGACGGACCTGGTGATGATCGCCCCCGCCACGGCGAACGTGTGCGGAAAACTGGCCCATGGGCTGGCCGACGACATGCTCACCACCACCGTTCTGGCCTGCACCTGTCCCAAGGTGATTGCCCCAGCTATGAACACCAAAATGTTTGAAAATTCCGTCACCCAGGACAATCTGGACATACTCCGCCGGTACGGCTGGGAGGTGATCGCCCCCGCCTCCGGACGGCTGGCCTGCGGAGCGGTGGGGGCGGGCAAGCTGCCCGAGCCGGAGCAGCTTCTCCAGCACATCCTCCGAAAAATCGCCCTGCCCCACGACCTGGAAGGGAAGCGGGTCCTGGTCACCGCCGGGCCTACCCAGGAGGCCCTGGACCCGGTGCGCTACCTCACCAACCACTCCACCGGGAAAATGGGCTATGCCCTGGCCCGTATGGCCATGCTCCGGGGGGCCCAGGTGCTGCTGGTCACCGGCCCCGCCGCCGTCGCCCCGCCCCCCTTTGTGGAGGTGGTCCCGGTCGTCTCCGCTCAGGACATGTTTGAGGCGGTGTCCGCCCGTCAGGACTGGGCCGATTTCATCTTCAAGGCCGCCGCCGTGGCCGACTACACCCCCGCCCAGTACGCCGGCGACAAGCTGAAAAAGAAGGACGGGGAGCTGTCCATCCCCCTGAACCGCACCCGGGACATCCTCAAATACCTGGGCGAGCACCGCCGGGCGGGTCAGGTGCTGTGCGGCTTCTCTATGGAGACCCAAAACATGGTGGAGAACAGCCGGGCCAAGCTGGAAAAGAAAAACCTGGATATGATCTGCGCCAACAACCTGAAGGTGGCTGGGGCCGGCTTCGGCACCGACACCAATGTAATGACCGTCATCACCCGGGAGGGCATGGAGGATCTGCCCCTCATGTCCAAGGAGGAGGCCGCCAGGCGCATTCTTGACATCGCAATGGGGCTTATGGTAAAATAG
- the mta gene encoding HTH-type transcriptional activator mta, which translates to MEYTIRELSRLSGATTRALRWYDKIGLLKPSGRTEGGYRLYGPAEVDRLQDILYYRALGVELAQIRGCLDDPSFDRLSALRGHLAALEGERDRLQRLIDSVRETVRTQERDEMMSDEKKFEAFKRQALEEYGRTYEAESRKTYGDSEVDQMLSRFKGASQERYAQWERLRAEILEKLSAAVAAGADPAGPEGEEITELHRRWLTVMGDKYDAQRHRGIAELYVLDERFTAYYDRERPGCAQFLRDAVLHWAK; encoded by the coding sequence ATGGAATATACCATCCGGGAGCTGTCCCGCCTGTCCGGGGCTACCACCCGCGCCCTGCGCTGGTACGACAAAATCGGTCTGCTGAAACCTTCCGGGCGGACGGAGGGGGGATACCGCCTCTACGGCCCAGCGGAGGTGGACCGGCTCCAGGACATTCTCTATTATCGAGCCCTCGGGGTGGAGCTGGCCCAGATCAGAGGCTGTCTGGACGACCCCTCCTTCGACCGCCTGTCCGCCCTGCGGGGCCACCTCGCCGCCCTGGAGGGGGAGCGGGACAGGCTCCAACGGCTGATCGACTCGGTGAGAGAGACGGTCCGAACACAAGAAAGGGATGAAATGATGTCAGACGAGAAAAAATTTGAGGCGTTCAAGCGCCAGGCCCTGGAGGAGTACGGCAGGACCTATGAGGCCGAGAGCCGGAAGACATACGGCGACAGCGAGGTGGACCAGATGCTCAGCCGCTTCAAGGGCGCGTCCCAGGAGCGGTACGCCCAGTGGGAGCGGCTGAGGGCGGAGATTTTGGAAAAGCTGTCCGCCGCCGTAGCCGCCGGGGCCGACCCGGCGGGACCGGAGGGGGAGGAGATCACAGAGCTCCACCGCCGCTGGCTCACCGTCATGGGGGACAAGTACGACGCCCAGCGCCACCGGGGTATTGCCGAGCTGTATGTCCTGGACGAGCGGTTTACCGCCTACTACGACCGGGAGCGCCCGGGCTGCGCCCAGTTCCTTCGGGACGCGGTGCTCCACTGGGCCAAATAA